One part of the Microbacterium aurugineum genome encodes these proteins:
- a CDS encoding DUF4350 domain-containing protein produces MTAQTPSVPSTAEHRPRKTKAIVGWLIVVTLVLIVAFVALRVSVSPPGARGALDPEGRDDAGALALAEILRDRGVDVDVERSRTAARAAIGDDTTLVMANPYTLTDDALETLMEPADRIVFLSAGTHLLSALDIGENASGTLPAVSAECDVAEFARVGTIRADRLFSPTSGVVPCFGDANGAAVLVDDRTDDRRIVVEGSRLFGNASLAENGNAALALALLGQTDHVVWYVPSFADSDIEGESIDTLGTLTPPWVTPVILLLLLTGIAAAVWRGQRFGPLVAETLPVTVRASETMHGRARLTARAADSAHAAEALRDGAQRRLARRLGLAAHAGADEVADAASDRLRIPRGTLQALLAGPLPTDDTALIDLARRLDDLEAAVESSTHSARHDE; encoded by the coding sequence ATGACCGCTCAAACCCCGTCGGTCCCGTCGACCGCCGAGCACCGACCGCGCAAGACGAAGGCGATCGTGGGCTGGCTGATCGTGGTGACCCTCGTGCTGATCGTCGCCTTCGTCGCGCTCCGTGTCAGTGTGTCACCGCCGGGAGCACGGGGAGCGCTCGATCCGGAAGGCCGGGACGACGCGGGCGCGCTCGCCCTCGCCGAGATCCTTCGCGACCGAGGAGTCGACGTCGACGTCGAGCGTTCCCGGACGGCCGCGCGCGCGGCGATCGGCGACGACACGACCCTCGTCATGGCGAATCCGTACACGTTGACGGACGACGCCTTGGAGACGCTGATGGAACCGGCGGACCGCATCGTGTTCCTCTCCGCAGGCACCCATCTCCTGAGCGCACTCGACATCGGCGAGAACGCCTCGGGGACGCTTCCTGCGGTGTCCGCCGAGTGCGATGTCGCCGAGTTCGCGCGAGTGGGGACGATCCGCGCGGACAGACTCTTCTCCCCCACGAGTGGGGTGGTGCCCTGCTTCGGCGATGCGAACGGCGCCGCGGTGCTCGTGGACGACCGCACGGACGACCGCCGCATCGTCGTGGAGGGCTCCAGGCTCTTCGGAAACGCCTCCCTCGCGGAGAACGGCAACGCTGCGCTGGCCCTCGCCCTGCTCGGGCAGACGGACCACGTCGTCTGGTACGTCCCGAGTTTCGCGGACTCCGACATCGAGGGCGAGTCGATCGACACGCTCGGAACCTTGACACCGCCCTGGGTCACCCCGGTGATCCTCCTGCTGCTCCTCACGGGGATCGCCGCAGCCGTCTGGCGCGGTCAGCGCTTCGGCCCGCTGGTTGCCGAGACCCTGCCCGTGACCGTCCGCGCCTCCGAGACGATGCACGGACGCGCGCGTCTGACGGCCAGGGCCGCGGACTCGGCGCACGCCGCGGAAGCTCTCCGCGACGGCGCCCAGCGCCGACTCGCACGACGACTCGGGCTCGCCGCACACGCCGGCGCGGACGAGGTCGCTGACGCGGCCTCCGACCGACTTCGGATCCCGCGCGGCACCCTGCAAGCCCTGCTGGCCGGGCCCCTGCCCACCGACGACACAGCCCTGATCGATCTCGCACGACGACTCGACGACCTCGAGGCCGCAGTGGAGTCGAGCACGCACAGTGCGAGGCATGACGAATGA
- a CDS encoding AAA family ATPase — MHRVRTEIDKAVVGQAGTVTGLLVSLLARGHVLLEGVPGVAKTLVVRSFARALGLDTKRVQFTPDLMPGDVTGSLVYDARTGEFDFRAGPVFTNILLADEINRTPPKTQAALLEAMEERQVSADGVSRPLPDPFLVAATQNPIEHEGTYSLPEAQLDRFLMKLVVGMPERDAELSVLRRHADGFSPRELTGIDPVVSPDEIRAAQERAAAVEVTDDVLGYVVDLARATRQSPSVELGASPRASTGLLAAAKAWAWLNASSAVTPDHVQTMLVPVWRHRLQLRPDAQMEGVSADAVLTSVVQQTRVPI, encoded by the coding sequence ATGCATCGGGTCCGCACCGAGATCGACAAGGCCGTCGTCGGGCAGGCCGGCACCGTCACCGGACTCCTGGTGTCCCTGCTCGCCCGGGGCCACGTCCTCCTCGAGGGCGTGCCCGGGGTCGCGAAGACGCTGGTGGTCCGGTCCTTCGCTCGAGCGCTCGGCCTCGACACGAAGCGCGTCCAGTTCACGCCCGACCTCATGCCGGGCGATGTCACCGGTTCGCTCGTGTACGACGCTCGCACCGGTGAGTTCGATTTCCGGGCCGGCCCCGTGTTCACCAACATCCTGCTCGCGGACGAGATCAACCGCACGCCTCCGAAGACGCAGGCAGCCCTTCTCGAGGCGATGGAGGAGCGCCAGGTGTCGGCCGACGGTGTCAGTCGTCCTCTGCCGGATCCGTTCCTCGTCGCTGCGACCCAGAACCCGATCGAGCACGAGGGCACCTACTCACTGCCCGAGGCACAGCTGGACCGCTTCCTGATGAAGCTCGTCGTCGGCATGCCCGAACGCGATGCCGAGCTCTCGGTGCTGCGCCGCCACGCCGACGGCTTCTCCCCCCGCGAGCTGACGGGTATCGATCCGGTGGTCTCGCCGGACGAGATCCGTGCCGCCCAGGAGCGCGCGGCGGCGGTCGAGGTCACCGACGACGTGCTCGGTTACGTCGTCGACCTCGCGCGCGCGACACGCCAGTCCCCCTCGGTCGAGCTCGGTGCCAGCCCCCGCGCCTCGACGGGACTGCTCGCGGCGGCCAAAGCCTGGGCCTGGCTCAATGCCTCCTCCGCGGTGACCCCCGACCACGTGCAGACCATGCTGGTTCCGGTCTGGCGCCATCGGCTCCAGTTGCGGCCGGATGCCCAGATGGAAGGCGTGTCGGCCGATGCGGTCCTCACTTCCGTGGTGCAGCAGACCCGGGTGCCGATCTAG
- a CDS encoding DUF58 domain-containing protein — protein sequence MFVTGRLTIALAVGVLPLVLIGLAGYPAYPALGAWIGLCVLLVALDVALAANPRSVTVSRRVPQRARLGEQVPVSVAVHNHGTRTLNAVIRDAWQPTAGAPAERQHLRVARGERARVSITLRPRRRGELVSEFVMIRSRGPLGLAGRQARHVVRGAIRVLPAFSSRKHLPSRLARLRELDGNTSIQVRGQGTEFDSLREYVRGDDVRSIDWRATARAGTTMLRTWRPERDRHVVIIIDTGRTAAARVGDGTRVDASLEAALLLAALASRAGDHVHLLLYDRVVRGRVTGVDGSALLPAMTDAMAPVHARLVDTDWRGAFAAVRSLTTRPSLIVALTAQDAAESARGFLGAFPRASRATTVLVGSVTDDGIGALARERGSREEVYLAAAAERTLRDAENVADAIRRAGGEAIAADPEELPPRIADRYLELKAAGRL from the coding sequence GTGTTCGTCACCGGCCGGCTCACCATCGCCCTCGCCGTGGGCGTCCTCCCGCTCGTCCTCATCGGACTGGCGGGCTATCCGGCGTACCCCGCCCTCGGGGCTTGGATCGGCCTGTGCGTGCTGCTGGTCGCCCTGGATGTCGCACTCGCTGCGAACCCCCGATCGGTGACCGTGAGCCGCCGGGTGCCCCAGCGAGCTCGTCTGGGCGAGCAGGTCCCGGTGAGCGTCGCCGTCCACAACCACGGCACCAGGACACTGAACGCCGTGATCCGCGACGCCTGGCAGCCCACGGCCGGGGCTCCCGCCGAACGCCAGCACCTGCGTGTGGCGCGGGGGGAACGCGCCCGGGTCTCGATCACCCTCCGCCCCCGGCGACGTGGGGAACTGGTGAGCGAGTTCGTGATGATCCGCTCGCGCGGCCCGCTCGGCCTCGCCGGCCGACAAGCGCGACACGTCGTCCGCGGCGCGATCCGGGTGCTGCCTGCCTTCTCCTCGCGAAAGCACCTGCCCTCGCGCCTCGCACGGTTGCGCGAACTGGACGGCAACACCAGCATCCAGGTGCGCGGTCAGGGAACCGAGTTCGATTCGCTGCGCGAATACGTACGGGGCGATGACGTGCGCTCGATCGACTGGCGGGCCACGGCTCGAGCCGGAACGACGATGCTGCGCACGTGGCGTCCTGAGCGCGACAGGCACGTGGTCATCATCATCGACACGGGCCGCACAGCCGCTGCCCGAGTCGGGGACGGCACCCGTGTCGATGCCTCCCTCGAGGCCGCTCTCCTCCTCGCCGCGCTCGCCTCCCGTGCCGGCGATCACGTGCACCTGCTCCTGTACGACCGCGTCGTCCGTGGCAGGGTGACCGGTGTCGACGGCAGCGCGCTGCTCCCGGCGATGACCGACGCGATGGCCCCGGTGCACGCACGCCTGGTCGACACCGACTGGCGCGGTGCCTTCGCCGCGGTCCGCTCGCTCACCACACGACCGTCGCTGATCGTCGCGCTCACCGCGCAGGATGCCGCAGAATCGGCGCGCGGCTTCCTCGGTGCCTTCCCCCGGGCGTCACGGGCGACGACGGTCCTCGTCGGTTCGGTGACGGACGACGGCATCGGTGCTCTCGCCCGAGAACGAGGTTCCCGGGAAGAGGTGTATCTCGCCGCCGCGGCCGAACGCACCCTCCGTGACGCGGAGAACGTCGCCGACGCGATCCGCAGAGCCGGTGGAGAGGCGATCGCCGCCGACCCGGAGGAACTCCCCCCTCGCATCGCGGATCGCTACCTCGAGCTGAAGGCCGCAGGACGCCTCTGA
- a CDS encoding stage II sporulation protein M: MDADALTDARRAEWERLDELSRARLDGAGVDELIVRYRAASADLAELKTSVGDSPQGAYLSTILVRARLRLTGASDSILTQTARFFRLQLPAALYRLRWTTLVIAVAFIAVAVGTAAWIASDPALIATLGPPDALEQYADESFTGYYTENAAATFMGMVWTNNAWIAMQCVLFGVTGIWPVYMLVQNAMGIGTAGAIMAAHDKADLMVLYILPHGMLEMTCIFVAGAAGLHIFWAWVAPGHRTRGEALAEEGRALATVAIGLIFALFLSGLVEGFVTGWGLPWPVKIGIGAAALAVFLIYMLVIGGRAHRAGETGDLVEYEAGTPRLISG; encoded by the coding sequence GTGGATGCCGACGCGTTGACCGATGCACGCCGTGCCGAGTGGGAACGGCTCGACGAGCTCAGCCGCGCCCGACTCGACGGCGCCGGAGTGGATGAGCTCATCGTCCGCTACCGCGCCGCGTCGGCCGACCTCGCCGAACTGAAGACCTCGGTCGGCGACTCGCCGCAGGGTGCGTACCTGTCCACGATCCTCGTGAGAGCCCGGCTCCGCCTCACCGGCGCGTCCGACAGCATCCTCACCCAGACGGCACGGTTCTTCCGACTGCAGCTTCCTGCCGCTCTCTATCGTCTGCGATGGACCACTCTGGTGATCGCGGTCGCCTTCATCGCGGTCGCGGTCGGCACAGCCGCATGGATCGCGAGCGACCCGGCGCTGATCGCGACCCTCGGTCCGCCCGACGCCCTCGAGCAGTACGCGGACGAGAGCTTCACGGGCTACTACACCGAGAACGCCGCGGCCACGTTCATGGGCATGGTGTGGACGAACAACGCCTGGATCGCGATGCAGTGTGTGCTGTTCGGCGTCACCGGGATCTGGCCCGTCTACATGCTCGTGCAGAACGCGATGGGGATCGGCACTGCCGGCGCGATCATGGCGGCGCACGACAAGGCCGATCTGATGGTGCTCTACATCCTCCCGCACGGCATGCTCGAGATGACCTGCATCTTCGTCGCCGGCGCCGCGGGGCTGCACATCTTCTGGGCCTGGGTCGCTCCCGGGCACCGCACCCGCGGGGAGGCTCTCGCCGAGGAGGGGAGGGCACTCGCCACGGTCGCGATCGGACTCATCTTCGCGCTGTTCCTGTCGGGGCTCGTCGAGGGCTTCGTGACCGGCTGGGGTCTCCCGTGGCCGGTGAAGATCGGGATCGGTGCGGCCGCGCTCGCGGTGTTCCTGATCTACATGCTCGTCATCGGCGGGCGTGCGCACCGGGCGGGGGAGACCGGCGACCTCGTCGAGTACGAGGCGGGGACTCCGCGGCTGATCTCCGGCTGA
- a CDS encoding RDD family protein: MSTPIDVSDEVLSGEAVAIDVQPVGFLLRALGAAIDMLLGYAVFALWLFLRIWLLNAGVLDDATDRIATVAAIVVSFVVLPITMEVALKGRSLGKLAIGGRIVRVDGGAAGFRHAFIRALIGVLEIYITFGGIAVLTGAFTARSQRLGDLVAGTYSQRVRTPALISHAPVLPPALAGWAQIADVARMPDRLARRISQFLVSAPRMIPAARARVAQELLAEATPFVSPVPPVSPEHVLVGITVLRRERERRALENADRRAERLTGRHVGV; encoded by the coding sequence ATGTCCACCCCGATCGACGTCTCCGACGAGGTGCTCTCCGGCGAAGCCGTCGCCATCGATGTGCAGCCGGTCGGCTTCCTGCTGCGCGCGCTCGGTGCCGCCATCGACATGCTCCTCGGATACGCCGTGTTCGCGCTGTGGCTCTTCCTGCGCATCTGGCTGCTGAACGCCGGCGTGCTCGACGATGCCACCGACCGCATCGCGACGGTCGCGGCGATCGTGGTCAGCTTCGTGGTGCTGCCGATCACCATGGAGGTCGCGCTCAAGGGCCGCAGTCTGGGCAAGCTCGCGATCGGCGGACGCATCGTCCGCGTGGACGGAGGCGCCGCCGGATTCCGCCATGCCTTCATCCGCGCGCTCATCGGCGTTCTGGAGATCTACATCACGTTCGGCGGCATCGCCGTGCTCACGGGCGCCTTCACGGCGCGGTCCCAGCGGCTGGGCGACCTCGTCGCGGGGACCTACAGCCAGCGCGTCCGCACTCCGGCCCTCATCTCGCACGCCCCCGTGCTGCCCCCGGCGCTGGCCGGGTGGGCGCAGATCGCCGACGTCGCGCGAATGCCCGACCGGCTGGCTCGGCGCATCTCGCAGTTCCTGGTGAGCGCTCCGCGGATGATCCCCGCCGCGCGGGCCCGCGTCGCGCAGGAGCTGCTGGCGGAAGCGACACCGTTCGTGTCGCCGGTGCCGCCCGTGTCACCCGAGCACGTTCTCGTCGGCATCACCGTGCTGCGCCGCGAACGGGAGCGCCGAGCGCTGGAGAACGCCGACCGCCGCGCCGAACGGCTCACCGGACGTCACGTCGGCGTCTGA
- the ahcY gene encoding adenosylhomocysteinase — translation MPELEYRVADLSLAEAGRHQLRLAENEMPGLMALREEFGGAQPLKGARIAGSLHMTVQTAVLIETLVALGAEVRWASCNIFSTQDEAAAAVVVGPEGTVDAPAGVPVFAWKGETLEEYWACTARIFDWSSSGFDGPNLILDDGGDATLLVHKGVEFEKAGAVPAPTETDSQEYSIILDLLRRSLAESSDRWTALAAGLIGVTEETTTGVHRLYELAASEDLLFPAINVNDSVTKSKFDNKYGIRHSLPDGLNRATDVLIGGKVAFVCGYGDVGKGAAEALRGQGARVIVSEIDPICALQAAMDGFQVARLLDVAGEVDIVVTGTGNRDVVTTEHMLALKHLAIVANVGHFDNEIDMAGLEALDGAEKIEIKPQVHEWRLPHGRSVLVLSEGRLMNLGNATGHPSFVMSASFTNQVLAQLELYTNIEAYPIGVYVLPKSLDEKVARLHLDALGVQLTTLSAAQAAYIGVPVEGPYKLEHYRY, via the coding sequence ATGCCTGAGCTCGAGTACCGTGTGGCCGATCTGTCCCTCGCCGAAGCCGGCCGTCACCAGCTGCGGCTCGCGGAGAACGAGATGCCCGGACTCATGGCACTCCGGGAGGAGTTCGGCGGTGCTCAGCCGCTGAAGGGCGCCAGGATCGCGGGCTCGCTCCACATGACGGTGCAGACCGCGGTCCTCATCGAGACGCTCGTGGCCCTCGGCGCCGAGGTCCGGTGGGCGAGCTGCAACATCTTCTCCACGCAGGACGAGGCGGCCGCCGCCGTCGTCGTGGGTCCCGAAGGCACCGTCGACGCCCCGGCAGGCGTGCCCGTCTTCGCCTGGAAGGGGGAGACCCTCGAAGAGTACTGGGCCTGCACGGCGCGGATCTTCGATTGGTCGTCGAGCGGGTTCGACGGACCCAACCTGATCCTCGACGACGGCGGCGATGCGACTCTGCTCGTGCACAAGGGCGTCGAGTTCGAGAAGGCCGGAGCAGTACCTGCTCCGACCGAGACCGATTCACAGGAATACTCGATCATCCTCGACCTCCTGCGCCGCTCCCTCGCGGAGTCGAGCGATCGCTGGACGGCGCTCGCCGCAGGGCTGATCGGGGTCACGGAAGAGACCACGACGGGCGTGCATCGTCTCTACGAGCTCGCCGCCTCCGAAGACCTGCTGTTCCCGGCGATCAACGTCAACGACTCGGTGACCAAGAGCAAGTTCGACAACAAGTACGGAATCCGCCACTCCCTCCCCGATGGGCTCAACCGCGCGACCGACGTGCTCATCGGCGGCAAGGTGGCCTTCGTCTGCGGGTACGGCGACGTCGGCAAGGGGGCGGCAGAAGCCCTCCGTGGACAGGGCGCCAGGGTCATCGTCAGTGAAATCGATCCGATCTGCGCGCTCCAGGCCGCCATGGACGGCTTCCAGGTGGCGCGTCTGCTCGACGTCGCGGGCGAGGTCGACATCGTCGTGACCGGGACCGGCAACCGCGATGTCGTCACGACCGAGCACATGCTGGCGCTGAAGCACCTGGCGATCGTCGCCAACGTCGGGCACTTCGACAACGAGATCGACATGGCGGGTCTGGAAGCCCTCGACGGCGCGGAGAAGATCGAGATCAAGCCGCAGGTCCACGAGTGGCGTCTGCCCCACGGACGCAGTGTGCTCGTGCTCAGCGAGGGCCGCTTGATGAACCTCGGCAATGCCACCGGCCACCCGTCCTTCGTGATGAGTGCGTCCTTCACGAACCAGGTGCTGGCGCAGCTCGAGCTCTACACGAACATCGAGGCGTACCCGATCGGCGTGTACGTGCTTCCCAAGTCCCTGGACGAGAAGGTGGCCCGCCTCCATCTCGACGCGTTGGGGGTGCAGCTGACCACGCTCAGCGCCGCGCAGGCCGCATACATCGGCGTGCCGGTCGAGGGGCCGTACAAGCTCGAGCACTACCGCTACTGA
- a CDS encoding ABC transporter permease has protein sequence MTGFLGALSDAWAEIRVHKLRVLLSLIGIAVSVGALTAVVAISEYQRQFQAEQSDRWGGRAATIAVSASTADGTPIDADEFDDRFTRVSERFGFSHTTRIAQGVMLDVHLPEGITSVPARIMDPAFPQIHREKLLEGRWFLDSDLEAMAPPVVITEALWDRLGRVPLSQHPTVEFGGAAGGTYQVIGIVPRQGFGDEELRVDLLYDDYRDRVDALPAEVSTQYEVWVGVDQADQIGPVLAMDLRAGLPEGQTISVSRTDWAAQPGALDVQATFEMITGGIASLILALGALSLINIQLVAMRQRVREIGVRRAFGASSGRVFFSVFLESLVATTVAGVIGIAIVVAVLRSDWIVTTMFYGIQDVPPFPMRAALVGLIASVVVGAVSGFIPALVALRVKVIDAIRF, from the coding sequence GTGACCGGGTTCCTCGGCGCGCTCTCCGACGCCTGGGCGGAGATCCGCGTCCACAAGCTGCGAGTGCTGCTGAGCCTGATCGGCATCGCCGTCTCGGTCGGCGCACTCACCGCGGTCGTGGCGATCTCGGAGTACCAGCGCCAGTTCCAGGCGGAGCAGTCCGACCGGTGGGGCGGACGCGCCGCGACCATCGCCGTCTCGGCGAGCACGGCCGACGGCACGCCGATCGACGCCGACGAATTCGACGATCGCTTCACCCGGGTGTCCGAGCGGTTCGGTTTCAGTCACACCACGCGGATCGCGCAGGGCGTCATGCTGGATGTGCATCTTCCCGAGGGCATCACCTCGGTCCCCGCGCGCATCATGGACCCGGCATTCCCACAGATCCATCGCGAGAAGCTCCTGGAGGGGCGCTGGTTCCTCGACTCCGACCTGGAGGCGATGGCACCTCCGGTCGTGATCACGGAGGCGCTCTGGGACCGTCTGGGGAGGGTGCCGCTGTCTCAGCACCCCACCGTCGAGTTCGGCGGCGCGGCAGGCGGCACCTATCAGGTGATCGGCATCGTTCCCCGGCAGGGCTTCGGGGACGAGGAGCTGCGGGTCGATCTGCTGTACGACGACTATCGCGACAGAGTTGACGCTCTGCCCGCGGAAGTCTCGACGCAGTACGAGGTGTGGGTCGGTGTCGATCAAGCCGATCAGATCGGCCCGGTGCTGGCGATGGATCTGCGCGCGGGGCTGCCCGAGGGGCAGACGATCTCGGTGAGTCGCACCGACTGGGCGGCGCAGCCGGGCGCTCTGGACGTCCAGGCGACCTTCGAGATGATCACGGGAGGAATCGCCTCGCTGATCCTCGCCCTCGGTGCTCTCAGCCTGATCAACATCCAGCTCGTGGCGATGCGGCAGCGCGTGCGGGAGATCGGCGTGCGACGCGCCTTCGGCGCCAGTTCGGGCCGGGTCTTCTTCTCGGTCTTCCTCGAGAGCCTCGTCGCGACGACCGTCGCCGGAGTCATCGGGATCGCGATCGTCGTCGCCGTCCTGCGATCGGACTGGATCGTGACCACGATGTTCTACGGGATCCAGGACGTCCCGCCGTTCCCGATGAGGGCGGCGCTGGTCGGACTCATCGCCTCGGTCGTCGTGGGCGCCGTGTCGGGGTTCATCCCCGCGCTCGTGGCTCTACGGGTGAAGGTGATCGACGCGATCCGCTTCTGA
- a CDS encoding ABC transporter ATP-binding protein: MSLVALDDVAKSVLLPDDSWLEILRGITVEVGAGDHVSIVGRSGSGKSTLLNILGMLDAPTSGSVSFEGREVRRMRSGRLDRLRGDNVGFVFQQFNLLPGRTALDNVTMPLGHAKGRMFWNRRQIAADMLERVGLGHRIDQIADKLSGGEQQRVAIARALVRKPVLILADEPTGALDIDTGASVMSLLDEVATETDAALVTITHDLHVAARARRHYRLDAGRLEPVDLGRAFEASTLAASVPSEGTPAVAESVS, from the coding sequence GTGAGCCTCGTCGCTCTCGACGACGTCGCGAAGAGCGTTCTGCTCCCGGACGACTCGTGGCTCGAGATCCTTCGCGGCATCACCGTGGAAGTCGGTGCAGGGGACCACGTCTCGATCGTCGGACGCTCGGGGTCCGGCAAGTCGACGCTGCTCAACATCCTCGGGATGCTGGATGCGCCGACCTCCGGTTCCGTCTCCTTCGAAGGGCGTGAAGTGCGCCGGATGCGATCGGGGCGCCTCGATCGGCTGCGGGGCGACAACGTGGGCTTCGTCTTCCAGCAGTTCAATCTGCTCCCCGGGCGCACCGCGCTCGACAACGTGACGATGCCTCTCGGACATGCGAAGGGCCGGATGTTCTGGAACCGCAGACAGATCGCCGCGGACATGCTCGAGCGTGTCGGCCTCGGCCATCGCATCGACCAGATCGCCGACAAGCTCTCCGGGGGTGAACAGCAGCGGGTCGCGATCGCCAGGGCGCTGGTGCGGAAGCCCGTCCTGATCCTCGCGGATGAGCCGACGGGCGCCCTCGACATCGATACCGGGGCCTCCGTGATGTCCCTTCTCGACGAGGTCGCCACCGAGACCGATGCGGCGCTCGTCACCATCACGCACGACCTGCACGTCGCCGCGCGCGCACGCAGGCACTACCGCCTGGATGCCGGACGCCTGGAACCGGTGGACCTGGGCCGCGCCTTCGAGGCCTCGACGCTCGCGGCGTCCGTGCCGTCGGAGGGGACACCCGCGGTGGCGGAGTCCGTCTCGTGA
- a CDS encoding efflux RND transporter periplasmic adaptor subunit has product MIVWRRWIFPLLLVVVFGACAAALVKIAFFPDRAETIVSPDAGITDPIIAVERGSVVNALTLTGNIARDETFGVRSELDGTVTAVHVSEGAAVSAGQKLFTVRQEYPRKEIDVLAPEAGDVSEIALVKGQMTSVGTETYKLTPARYHLLATVDPVQLYRLVNAPSEATITITGGPAPFACTGVRVQVSAEGTASVRCAIPKDQTVFAGLPATLDLALGQVDDALVVPVTAVQGGAGSGVVWVDAADGSEPEERTVTLGVNDGVIVEVTEGLAEGDSIREFVPGFVAPVEEFCYEVSPGVEQCDSGMSW; this is encoded by the coding sequence GTGATCGTCTGGCGTCGCTGGATCTTCCCCCTGCTTCTCGTCGTGGTCTTCGGTGCGTGCGCCGCCGCGCTCGTCAAGATCGCCTTCTTCCCCGACAGGGCCGAGACCATCGTCAGCCCTGATGCCGGGATCACCGACCCGATCATCGCCGTGGAACGTGGTTCGGTCGTCAATGCTCTGACCCTGACCGGCAACATCGCTCGCGACGAGACTTTCGGGGTGCGCAGCGAACTCGACGGGACGGTCACGGCCGTCCACGTGAGCGAAGGCGCGGCGGTGAGCGCCGGTCAGAAGCTCTTCACCGTTCGTCAGGAGTATCCCCGGAAGGAGATCGACGTGCTCGCCCCCGAAGCCGGCGACGTGTCGGAGATCGCTCTCGTGAAGGGGCAGATGACGTCCGTCGGTACCGAGACGTACAAGCTCACGCCCGCGCGCTACCACCTGCTGGCGACCGTCGACCCGGTCCAGCTGTACCGTCTCGTGAACGCGCCGAGCGAGGCCACGATCACCATCACGGGCGGACCGGCCCCGTTCGCGTGCACCGGCGTGCGCGTCCAGGTCTCGGCAGAGGGGACAGCCAGCGTGCGGTGCGCCATCCCGAAGGACCAGACGGTCTTCGCCGGGCTTCCCGCGACCCTCGACCTCGCCCTCGGCCAGGTCGACGACGCACTCGTGGTCCCGGTCACCGCGGTGCAGGGCGGTGCCGGATCAGGCGTCGTCTGGGTGGACGCGGCTGACGGCTCCGAGCCGGAGGAGCGCACGGTGACGCTCGGGGTCAACGACGGGGTGATCGTCGAGGTCACGGAGGGACTGGCGGAAGGCGACAGCATCCGCGAGTTCGTGCCCGGTTTCGTCGCCCCCGTCGAGGAGTTCTGCTACGAAGTGTCGCCGGGGGTCGAACAGTGCGACAGCGGGATGAGCTGGTGA
- a CDS encoding DUF3499 family protein: protein MDGRLCSKVGCVREAVATLTYDYGDQMAALGPLGAANDPQAHDLCSPHADRLSVPAGWLVVRHEALRV from the coding sequence ATGGACGGACGACTGTGCTCGAAGGTCGGCTGCGTGCGAGAAGCCGTGGCCACCCTCACCTATGACTATGGCGACCAGATGGCGGCGCTCGGACCGCTCGGTGCCGCGAACGACCCTCAGGCCCACGACCTCTGCTCGCCGCACGCGGATCGACTCTCGGTCCCGGCCGGCTGGCTCGTCGTCCGCCACGAAGCCCTCCGCGTCTGA